Within Lytechinus pictus isolate F3 Inbred chromosome 7, Lp3.0, whole genome shotgun sequence, the genomic segment TCACTAGACAGGCTGTCTCCAATTAATTTCGTCGGTGCAtgctggtgaaaaaaaaaatggcgcgCAGCAGGATGTATGCTGACATTTGTAAGAAAGAAGAGACTTCATGACATATTCATGATGAGGCCAATTTAATGTGTGATTCAGTCTGCCTTTATCAACATGGAGATTTGTGCAAACTCTACACGTGTGTGTGTGCAGCTCTGCAATTTGAATAATATGTCGCGTATACGgtactaccccttatcgactaCCTTATTTTCTAAAtctaagcatcgtatctgcgaaagTATTTATCACTTTTACCTATATTTCGTCtaatttgtgcagaaaattgagcagatcagattccgaCATTTTGATCGACGACTGATTTTATTCGCGTATACCGGTAATGGTATATCGGCGAACAACGAATGCGAcaattttacatttgctcatttgcacccttcTTTTTAAACCGACCACCGGccgcgatacactaagtttacggccgattcttgtcatgttggcgaaatattttgactcttccaaatcagttctatgatgttaaggccaagtaaaaaaagaaagtagttgatcgTCCTCGCGCGCATCTATTTTGGCCGCCGCATGAAAAtttttactatttactattttcaaaaacttgctaaaaaaaaaaaaaaaaaaaaaaaaaaaaatagtgatgttTCTCCTCCGTGCctgctttccttttttattgcagcatcaattttcttgatatttactatttttatggcTGCTGAATAGCGAAAAAAATTCACTAGATTGGCGAGTGATTTGCTCTCATGTGCTCTGGGATCTCTCTCGCAACTTCAAAAACAATTGCTAAGTCCGATATCGCCGTAACtgcaagaaggaaaaaaattctgatttggttttttattggaattttgaagataccatcatAAATTAGCGAGAAAATAAAGATCGAAACGTTTTAGTAAGGAGTGATGACCTACTATTCTTATATTGTATTgtctataagaaatatgaaaggaTATGCTTGTACAAGTCTAAtgtgaataagaaaaaaatatatatataatgtatgatataatatacaaaatgatatgttctgcACATATAACTAACAAAGCCCACAAGTGTTTTcgccttgttgttgttgtaattaaaaaaaaaaaaaaaaaaaaaaaaaaaattattttaatgtttaaccCATCTGTAAGCACAGGTACACTAGCGCCCCCTCGTCTATGCATGGGTGACCTAGGCATTTATGTCCGAAAAATCGGCACAATGTACCGTGCTGACCGGTATGATTGCATCTTTGAAAGGGCAGGGCAAGCGCAACTAGTTGGAACTGAGCTGAAGATAGTGGTTTGTTTTTGGTGAAGATTTGTTTATATACCAATTTGACAAGAGTTACGACAAACTTTTGTACATACCataattatcctttttcatATTAGAAGGATACACaagaataatatttcatatatgtatacatcatattggtaataatatcattatgtgagaagtgagattttttattaatagagtcaatggcgacaatagtcaaatatgactaatcgccactcaaaccaatataagaagaagaagaagtttgCAAACTCGGAAAAGATCAcggatttcttcattttttagtgcATTTTCGGGGACCCCGCTTCCTGAATCTGAACTAATCCGTCGCGTGCTTTGAAAATATGGCgcagaaaaatcaattttaatgatgtaatttgtattttagcGGGGTATTTTGGTGAGTGATAGCGCCAGTACTTCGATGTGTGTTACGGTGAATGAGCTGTGCTTGTGACTCTGTACTGTTGGGTGAATGCATGTGTGCTGGGATGATGTGATTGACTGTGCTGGCGCGACATGTGAAtttgtgaaatgaattgaattttctgGCAAGTTTTCTTACATCAGCAGGCAATGCattgaatattcaaaaaataatttcaagtgggttattcattatcaatattgaaaatcattaatgggATTCCAGTAAGTGccaattctgttcaaatttgataaacttcattcTTCCTCGAgctattcaatttgatggacaatTGTAAAAATTAGTAAATAGATCTAACACTAACagttacaaatattgaaatcATAAACATTATGTGAACAATTAACAATTATAATCATTTAGCATttgatatcaattaaaaaaatgaataaaaattgaacagTATTAAACATTATGTAAACGAATATACAAGCAGCTGGAAACTGCGATGCGAAACCATGCCCAGAGCTAAAAAAGAGATTGGCTCTGGAAAACTGAACATGGCTCCATGGTAAtaaaaatgaccccccccccaatgcatGTTTTAcccttacatatatatatatcagtatAATACTTCAATAGATTTTTATCGcatataatacattttccatatagaTTTCCAATCaattgtttacatgtatatatattacgcatatatatatatatctatttctactcatttattattaatattgagtATGCATCGATCACATAATTCGAGCTTGACATGGCCTgacaatcatttgaataaaaaatagcaaaaaaaaaagtaaatagtaaggacctccctcatcactgaTGTCAAAAAACGGCCGAGAAAATGCctccttgtttttaaaaaaaatagcaagatagcaaatagtaaggacctccctcatcactgctCTCAGAAAACCCAGACGATCAActactatctttttttacttggcctaacatgctaaatgatcgtctcactacttctAGGTGtgtgacgaaaaaaaaaaaaatcatcaaatatcaataaattttgtatCATTTGAAAGCTCTTAAAAGGACCTTTCAAATGATACCAAGAACTCTAAAtttcatcaagaaattataATAAAGTTATTCCAGTCGCGCATATACATccaaatttgtggtcattgtcttaatgtaaagttagtatactaatactaacctcgcaatacgtgtgagtggtaAAGTTAATGGAATACAGAACCGATTTTTGTGAACATTTTGAACCCAAGTCTTCAACAGGCtctaacttctttgttttttagccctttgaagtaatttaggtatcaatggaaaggtgaAAGAAAGCTCAATTGATGTgtaatcatttcactttgtaatttttcttcttaatatgtgtaaaataatttcttctaattaattttaattaattttgcaaattacgcaaaatcacaattactcgcctctttttttgccaaatgaagGTGATCATGGTAGctaatttatataatttagttGGCATCAAAACAGCATCATGTAGATAATTTCCTAAATGAATTTGTGTAAAGTACTggtattgtttttgtaatttctaatgtatttctctgtaaattgttgatataaattacaagctctttttcaactttagtattgtatacatgtatgtacgggggtatttttttacatatgaaaatcatcattccttttgtactttgtataaccaaataaaaatacaagtgtgctattttctgatgtatttgattgtttctccaattccttatgtattctatttcaACAATTGTTATACAGTATAATATGTagcttttgatttgagagaaaatggacatttgattacaattttttttggagggATGAGCAActgagtgtaaaatatgtatgtagcATTGTATGCAATTTATTACAAGTATCAAGGAGGATAAAAGTTAAGCTTTAATATATTCTATCagttttcaatgcatttcttgtatacatacattgtattacaAAGGCCAGGCCTGTTTGAGCTCtctttttttagaaaaataaataaattcagatTCTAGAGTGAAATCACTGCACATAATTTTTTACACATATTACTACCATACTattatgaaacaaaacaaaaaattagcaAGATTTTGTGGAAAAGAACTTAACAATCCAAATTTACCAATCTCCTCATGGATAGACTTGAAAGGCACCTGTGATGTCACatatgaacaactttccctttggtagactataaaataccccccaaaTCTCTCATTTTGCTCTTtctatggtgatacaaactctatccataatgtattctttgaaaatttgtatatgcccagaaagaatacatgatctactgatagatgtgataaaagaggcagcttATTAAAGTGAATATACAAAAGTactgggaaagttgttcacaagtgacatcacacatgtTTGTCGTATTGCCAATAAGGAGGATCTCCAtctagtgatcgcaatattcaaatgctcataacttattATTTACCcgattatttcaaacttttgttgatctgtttctttgatttttctgttttcacacaagctacatgcatcttgttccaaaggttgtATTTTCCTTTGAAGGAAACCCAAACCAAAGGAGAGGAGCAATtctattggaaagagtaaaatgagaggaacaatttaaaacaagtttcatcaaaatcggttgtgaaataaccaagttttttatgtttaaaaagtgttgttgtactttctattgGATCCTCAAATTCGCCACTGTGCTTCAGAATCACAGATTTTGTGgtcaactctccatttgttttgtacacaattttcagattttccccattatctttcaaattgcatcttgcctccttttGAGCAAAACATATGTCATGGCCCGatggggaaaatataattcacattacatttgtcaaggtcaggaggagaaaatgtgaaatatgtaaaataaagggggaaatctgaaaatttgtttacaaaacaAAAGGAGAGTTATCctcaaaatcagccattttgaagcctGTTTGCAAATTTGAGGATCCCATAGAAAGTATAACAAGACTTTCAAACTTCCACAACTCGCTTATTCTATATtaaactgattttgatgaaacaagtTTCAGATTGCTCTTCTTCTTTCAGGTAAGATGAATTCTCTCcttgtattttggtttccttAATCATACCTTGGAAGTAGGCATAAAGTTATACAAACTTATTTGCCTCTTGGTGTCTAAAGATCAGCAATAATCGCTTAGAATAAGCGCTGTGTTGTTGTGGAAGTGCATGGACAATTGAATATTTCAACAGGGTTAAACTTGTCCTTCTGTGACCAGAATTTGTCAAGGTTTGATTTGAAAGAGTTCAACGACCGATTTTCTGCAACATAGGATGGAACTGGAAGGCTGTTCCACTCTGTTACAACTCTTTGTGAAAATGAGCACTGTCTCAGCTTGGATCTTACatgcttttttttatacgccTGTCATAGACGGGATGgtttatggtatcacgctcggtgtccgtccgttaacttttccttgtaaacgcgataacttcagtttaacttaaatctaggctcatatgatttgatgtgtatgatactagcatggatcccaggaagcctactGATTATGAGGTTCAAagaaggtcacagtgacatattttcatcttacccttctgaagtccttgttaacgcgataactttagttgaacttaacctaggctcatataatttggtgtgtatgatactagcatagatcccagcaaTTCTatagattttgaggtcagaaggtcaaaggtgaagttgcCAGCTTCCACCTTTCTTGCTTGACCTTCAACTCCAGGCGGGCATATTATGTGCTCGAcgtagcgacactcttgttggAGTTTAAACAGGTGACCTctagcagggtgctacataacttttttgaagcacttgcccagtcgggcaagtaaattttcaaatagttggaaaatacttgcccgaatatagatttcagttgcccgaaaaaatccttcaaaacaaagttttattgcttcaaaacaagttatagccttagagttttacataccataccattgacggctttaaaaatagatttttgaACATGACTACTGATAtaccttgtagttgtatttctttcttgaacatcatgacaaaataaatggtaaatatgctctttaattaatttcctaatctcccgaggccaccagaaattcacctcgggcaaccattattgaaaaaaatgttaagttttggtggcccgaatcgggcaaccaataattttcaaagtagcgcaatttttctcccgattttgcacccatttatcaactttctacagttcaaattgcaagccaattcgtcatgcgccctttttgttaatatacacacacacaaagattGCATAGTCATGACAGTATGTAggcctaccgctatagcatacagtaacTATTATCCAGCCGGCCGTGCTGGCCgtctggcgtgagctttgcatgcatGAGACCACTGCAGCTAGCTGTGCGCTAGCAGACTATTCAGACTTCGGGAGCTGCGATACGAAacgttgctgctaagaaatcttccacagaactttgaaaatctacgtcaaagtcacattttacaccaatgaaatgcccttctacagtccatattactaaaatctggtgtaacctgtttatttgcaagcattaaaaagaagaattatgacctctcttttgactcaaaaagaccgatttccaaatgcattaatacacataaaacacataggtgagtacatcacagtcccacgtgtgcatttgtatgtacatgtatgttgatacttggtttcttttgaagctgtgtcttttctaacccagggagctcccgcccgcgcagcaggcgggagcccaggggcttaccgtgtatttgaccatactcacgggactagggtgatttatggtctaaatatttctccaaatgcattgtgaaaacagaaattatgcacttaccacgattatatggatgaaggtctaacgagtggcagtttcctgacatctgggcacagactggaacctcaaaaaacgaaaagttctctccttctacccccgtctcgatcggccatttttgttatgaattgtaacaaaatggccgatcgagactggggtagaaggagagaacttttcgtttttttgaggttccagtaaaataacagcaaacaagatttacatacaagatgtacaaagtgaaagtaacttagtggtagtggctgcagaattaatatttcagaagtttgttttattcatttttaattaatgtttttctttatatttttcgggccaccaaacttaaATATCGGGCcacccaaaaaaattatttgaaggtttttgtggcccgaacgggccaccaccaaaaaaagttaatgtggagccttgcttTCGGGTACCAGGATAAACCATGGCCGTGGATAAGAAAAGTGGGATATTTCTGGGACAATACCTATTAAGATAACGCTACAgaatcaaaatgaatattaaaaaattgcattttctcatacaaaacaaaaaaaatcagaatcaaTGGTgttcaaaattaataaacatTGGTAGTCCATTATCAAGAGCAGTAGAGTCAGCAACTCCTGCTATGCATTCAGTTGATGCTACATCTATATGATGAATGCGCTATGGCTGTAAATGAAGCATGTAGGTCTGTGTGGAGAAATGAAACTACAGTACAATGTAATTGGTGTAAGTCACATTAGTGACTTTTGAAAGCTTTTGCATTGTCATACGTGAGGGCATTGAAAATGTTTAGAAACAGGAAACTATACCAATTAGATTTAATTGACGGCTTATTAtgatctctttcttttttttatgcagGTAGTCAGTCCCATGTTGATGTGAGACATCTAGTGGGCTGTTCATTGAGTGATCTCATCACAGCAACGGTATGAGTCGTAAGCGCCTTGTGAGATGAGTAACAGATCAAGAACACAACACTAAAATGACCACAGGAAATACATCACCTGACATTTGAAGGTACCTGGTTTACGTCCTCTTGATAACGAACCACTTTCATGTCTGGCTACTGTGATGACAAACTTACTGCAACAGAAGCATTTTTCTATTAGTAAATATACAGTGTAACGTTGTCGGTGGAGTTCACGGAGGACATTTACAATCATGGGAGCTTTTCTAGAGAAGCCAAATACGGAGAAAGAATTTTCTGAGGGGTCTGGGAATGGACTACGATATGGCCTTAGTAGCATGCAAGGCTGGAGAGTAGAGATGGAAGATGCCCATTCAGCAGTCACTGGTCTACCACATGGACTTGAAGATTGGTCCTTCTTTGCAGTGTTTGATGGTCATGCCGGATCAAAGGTTGCCAAGCATTGCTCGGAGCATATGCTCCATGAAATCACTTCCAATCCCGAGTTTTTAGGATCGCCAAAGATAGATGGTAAATTGAATCCCTCTACGGATGCAGTTAAAGAGGGCATTAGGACTGGATTTCTGTCAATAGACTCAAAGATGAGAGACGACTTTGCAAGGACAGAAGATAGAAGTGGGTCAACTGCTGTTGGAGTTATCATATCGCCAAAGCATTTATTTTTTGCCAACTGTGGAGATTCAAGGTCGGTCCTGTCTAGAAAAGGGCAGGATAAACCAGCATTTAGCACAGAAGACCACAAACCAGGGAAACCCAATGAAttgaaaagaatagaaaaagcAGGTGGAAGTGtaatgattgagcgtgtgaatGGCTCTTTGGCAGTTTCAAGAGCCCTGGGTGATTACGACTACAAGAATAATCCAAAAATCCCACCTACAGAACAGCTTGTCTCAGCAGAGCCTGAAGTAACAGTTATTGAAAGGACAGATGAAGAAGAGTTCATTGTTTTGGCATGTGATGGAATATGGGATGTGATGTCAAATGAAGAACTCTGCCAGTTTATACGTTCAAGATTAGCTATTACAGACCACTTGGCAGAGATATGCAATCAAGTCATCGAGACCTGTTTACAGAAGGTATGTAATATCAGGATTTTAGTTATTGGTGTACACTTTCTGTACaccaattttgaagaaaagtgTACATATCGTACACATGCATTTGTTGCATACATTTATGTACTGTACCTGTTTGTAACTTGTGGATGTGTTGTACACTTGTACACTTATTCACATACTGTACTACAATCATTGTTGCACATGCAGGAGGAGATGTGGCAAGTTATATTATTGCATGAAATATTTACAGGGCCTACTTGCATTTTGCAAGGGTTAATTAaatttacagtacatgtaggattcaatcttattgattgaaatattttatgcattttcgATGTGCTGCAAGTATTACCagtataaaaaatgttcagtgGAATCCAactgcaataaaaaaaacacatggtGATGGAGATTGATCAGAGAATATGTGTCAAATTGCATATTTGGTGAGCAGATAATGGCAAATGATAATACAGTATATTATACTGgccttgtatacatgtattttccctTGGGAGGTCAGAAAGATTAATGTACCGTACTCGGGGTACTGTACATGTTCATctatgtcctcatgaaaataTCTCTCACCAAGAAATACTTAAGAAAAGAACATGATTTACATGTagtcattttatgtattggagcaAGTGGAGGAGTTGTACCTGTACCCAGCCTAATGTACATCTTAATGACACTTTCTCTTTGTTGGGTTGGATCTCCCTTTAGATCACCAAAAtacttgtatgtacatgtacatgtagtatgtttGTCCTGTGtttttataaaatgaatttacatgtacacctacatgtacatgtacatcccaCATATCCATATGTACCGGTAATTGTGTTAAAGATAGTAGAAACCTCCAATTGAATCAATCAGACTGAAGTTAACAGCTACAATATAAATTATGTgagtttacatacatgtatgcatgtacagtacatgtatcatGGATCGTAGATGCAAGGTCGGACACTACAGCAGATATAAATGCCAGCTGTGATGAGAATCTCAGATTTGTTTGAACAGcatccaataaaatgacaacAGCCCATCTGTATAGGCCCTAgctatgcatgtacatgtatgccaattGATTCTGGTAGAAGATATCAATgttgagaaattagcaaataaacATGACTTTGCagccagggccccgtaacacaaagcttagcaatcatcgtagaacattttctacgattgattacattgactacagtgtacaatcaattgtgaaaatcaagcgtacgttTAATCGATAACCTTTGTGCTACGGGACCCAGGTGAAGGGTCCTTTTccaagaaataaatatacacTGCATTATATACTGTGTGCTGTGCTTCAGGGGTGATTGATTTTGAGCTCAGACTTCTTGATTCCACAATGTTGGATTAAACTGTACCAGATACCGATCTAGGATGGTATGGTGACTACATATTCTAACCTTGATTTTCACAGATCATTATTTGCAGCAACTACATTGGTTGAGCTTTGAAACTGTTTTACCATTGATCAGGTTCTGAGCTTTTTCTTTGCCAGGATGTCGTCTTGGCTCAGCTCAGATGGCAGATGGATTTGTGAGCATATTGAAGCTGATTGGCATAATGGTTAAGGATGAGTCATTGGTTATAAATAGGAC encodes:
- the LOC129264564 gene encoding protein phosphatase 1B-like isoform X1 → MGAFLEKPNTEKEFSEGSGNGLRYGLSSMQGWRVEMEDAHSAVTGLPHGLEDWSFFAVFDGHAGSKVAKHCSEHMLHEITSNPEFLGSPKIDGKLNPSTDAVKEGIRTGFLSIDSKMRDDFARTEDRSGSTAVGVIISPKHLFFANCGDSRSVLSRKGQDKPAFSTEDHKPGKPNELKRIEKAGGSVMIERVNGSLAVSRALGDYDYKNNPKIPPTEQLVSAEPEVTVIERTDEEEFIVLACDGIWDVMSNEELCQFIRSRLAITDHLAEICNQVIETCLQKGSRDNMSIVIVTFQNAPEVSQDALTKERELDALLEEKIKEVKENFGDQTQLDLVMHVLGMADIPGLPPGGGLSAKKGTIEEILSRLIDRKQDEDSSDEKW
- the LOC129264564 gene encoding protein phosphatase 1B-like isoform X3, with protein sequence MGAFLEKPNTEKEFSEGSGNGLRYGLSSMQGWRVEMEDAHSAVTGLPHGLEDWSFFAVFDGHAGSKVAKHCSEHMLHEITSNPEFLGSPKIDGKLNPSTDAVKEGIRTGFLSIDSKMRDDFARTEDRSGSTAVGVIISPKHLFFANCGDSRSVLSRKGQDKPAFSTEDHKPGKPNELKRIEKAGGSVMIERVNGSLAVSRALGDYDYKNNPKIPPTEQLVSAEPEVTVIERTDEEEFIVLACDGIWDVMSNEELCQFIRSRLAITDHLAEICNQVIETCLQKGSRDNMSIVIVTFQNAPEVSQDALTKERELDALLEEKIKGKEPSKRF
- the LOC129264564 gene encoding protein phosphatase 1B-like isoform X2; its protein translation is MGAFLEKPNTEKEFSEGSGNGLRYGLSSMQGWRVEMEDAHSAVTGLPHGLEDWSFFAVFDGHAGSKVAKHCSEHMLHEITSNPEFLGSPKIDGKLNPSTDAVKEGIRTGFLSIDSKMRDDFARTEDRSGSTAVGVIISPKHLFFANCGDSRSVLSRKGQDKPAFSTEDHKPGKPNELKRIEKAGGSVMIERVNGSLAVSRALGDYDYKNNPKIPPTEQLVSAEPEVTVIERTDEEEFIVLACDGIWDVMSNEELCQFIRSRLAITDHLAEICNQVIETCLQKGSRDNMSIVIVTFQNAPEVSQDALTKERELDALLEEKIKEVKENFGDQTQLDLVMHVLGMADIPGLPPGGGLSAKKGTIEEILSRLIDRKQDERH